Proteins encoded within one genomic window of Actinoplanes octamycinicus:
- a CDS encoding nucleotidyltransferase domain-containing protein produces the protein MTTEVPEWAADAARQLPYPLIFCTVSGAHLYGFASVDSDLDLRGAHVLPAAEVVGLRTGPDTLQRGGVRDGVELDVVSHDLLKFAKLLTSRNGYVLEQLLSPLVVLTSPLHAELVALAPGLITRNHAYHYLGFSHSQEKLYAKNGELKPALYTLRVLLTGIHLMRTGRLETDLRILGAGIDYVPDLITAKREAEHGPFPPGAADRLTADIPRLRAELEAARDSSPLPGKPSWEAVDALHDLVVRTRLATQEKSA, from the coding sequence ATGACCACCGAAGTGCCGGAGTGGGCGGCGGACGCGGCCCGGCAGCTGCCCTATCCCCTGATCTTCTGCACGGTGAGCGGGGCGCACCTGTACGGGTTCGCCTCGGTCGACTCCGACCTCGACCTGCGCGGCGCGCACGTGCTGCCGGCGGCCGAGGTGGTCGGGCTGCGCACCGGCCCGGACACGCTGCAGCGCGGCGGCGTCCGGGACGGTGTCGAGCTGGACGTGGTCTCGCACGACCTGCTGAAGTTCGCCAAGCTGCTGACGAGCCGCAACGGCTACGTCCTGGAGCAGCTGCTGTCGCCGCTGGTGGTGCTCACCTCGCCGCTGCACGCCGAGCTGGTCGCGCTGGCCCCCGGGCTGATCACCCGCAACCACGCCTATCACTACCTGGGCTTCTCGCACAGCCAGGAGAAGCTCTACGCCAAGAACGGCGAGCTCAAGCCGGCCCTCTACACGCTGCGGGTGCTGCTCACCGGCATCCACCTGATGCGCACCGGGCGGCTGGAGACCGACCTGCGGATCCTGGGCGCCGGCATCGACTACGTGCCGGACCTGATCACCGCGAAGCGGGAGGCCGAGCACGGCCCGTTCCCGCCGGGCGCGGCGGACCGGCTGACCGCCGACATCCCGCGGCTGCGCGCCGAGCTGGAGGCCGCCCGGGACAGCTCGCCGCTGCCCGGCAAGCCGTCCTGGGAGGCCGTCGACGCCTTGCACGACCTGGTCGTCCGCACCCGCCTGGCGACTCAGGAGAAGTCGGCGTAG
- a CDS encoding nucleotidyltransferase domain-containing protein, translating to MSGLVEKHTILGVVVGSRAYGLDGPDSDHDRRGVYAAPTRDFWRLDKPPTHLDGPAEEQFSWEVERFCTLALQANPTVLEVLWSPIVERITPDGEELRGVRTAFLSRRVAETYGNYARDQLDRVAARRARTGETNHKQAMHMIRLLMAGAHVLRTGEVLVDVRHLRDRLLAIKQGLVPWEDVTAWAATLLGELDEAAAATTLPERPDRGRVDELLRGIRERGLLAYGKRG from the coding sequence ATGAGCGGGCTGGTCGAGAAGCACACGATCCTGGGCGTGGTGGTCGGGTCCCGGGCCTACGGCCTGGACGGGCCGGACAGCGACCACGACCGGCGCGGCGTCTACGCCGCGCCGACCCGGGACTTCTGGCGGCTGGACAAGCCGCCGACGCACCTCGACGGGCCGGCCGAGGAGCAGTTCTCCTGGGAGGTCGAGCGGTTCTGCACGCTCGCCCTGCAGGCCAACCCGACGGTGCTCGAAGTGCTCTGGTCGCCGATCGTCGAGCGGATCACGCCGGACGGCGAGGAACTGCGCGGCGTCCGGACCGCGTTCCTGTCCCGGCGGGTCGCCGAGACCTACGGCAACTACGCGCGGGACCAGCTCGACCGGGTCGCGGCGCGCCGGGCGCGGACCGGGGAGACCAACCACAAGCAGGCGATGCACATGATCCGGCTGCTGATGGCCGGGGCGCACGTGCTGCGTACCGGGGAGGTGCTGGTCGACGTGCGGCACCTGCGGGACCGGCTGCTCGCGATCAAGCAGGGGCTGGTGCCGTGGGAGGACGTGACGGCCTGGGCCGCGACGCTGCTCGGGGAGCTGGACGAGGCCGCGGCGGCCACGACACTGCCGGAGCGTCCGGACCGGGGCCGGGTCGACGAGCTGCTGCGAGGGATCCGGGAACGCGGGCTCCTGGCGTACGGGAAGAGGGGTTGA